A window of the Cytophagaceae bacterium genome harbors these coding sequences:
- a CDS encoding bifunctional YncE family protein/alkaline phosphatase family protein, with translation MKKVLIFHFISTLAQAQIQYEVTPPAGNLPAMANKNNVSVLPNGRFITPMGRQFITAPHPYGLTLSKDGSVAITSNSGINPFSISIIKGLNGTNPKVIQVPEGAKTDNGILEACFMGLAINKTNTIVYVSGGETNKIHLFNINSGKKLGTIDCAVKNTKVDYSHGYLGDMVMSADEKLLFVVDQINFRIVVIDLLTKRIVDNIPTGRYPFGIALTPNQKNLVVANVGVFEYSPFTDIDKNNLKNTAHKWPSSIYGSKEMKEGNPSEGVKPLGDPNADEAFSVWTYNISRYTKKTTVNPLQNIKKVKTGFLVGQKIEDFEAVGGSSPNSLVATNDKIYVSNGNNDCISIIDIESGKLDQNLMLNPEPRLGKFRGFIPFGVAISPDQSRLFVALAGINAVAVIDTKDQLIKGYIPTAWFPSKLKVTPDGKKLVIANAKGYGSGPNGGATFKIGQEGSYIGSLMKGVVSYMDIPTDLELKTLTQKVIDNNFRFTPIDQVNAEASKVIPAKPLTGSENIKHIVFISKENRTYDEVFGQLKEGNGEAELARFGLNRTVKNRAMDSVVRHTDIMPNHHALAKRFAISDNFFCDSDVSADGHRWLASTYPNEWVETNTAASYGGRKGMREESNAPGNWSIYGSAGSIYPEDYNEAGSLWDHMERNNKDFFNFGFGVEMAGAFSDSTMKYTGELYTINYPIAAPLFNKSSRTFPTYNMSIPDQFRADEFMREFKEKWSNGNLPSLITLQLPNDHGSKERPAAGWPFQESYMADNDLALGRTIEFLSNTPYWKNMMIVVTEDDPQGGVDHVDAHRSLLMVMSPYTKKNYVGHVHYSFGSIFKTFWKVFGIPYLNQYDVSAADLSDLFTNEPDYSPYRAVPTDIRIFDPQKALDPFDEKFDWKAFNESEELDKTETMQKRRAEDDKHEKNN, from the coding sequence GGAACCAACCCAAAGGTGATACAGGTGCCCGAAGGAGCTAAAACCGACAACGGAATTTTGGAAGCCTGCTTTATGGGTTTGGCCATTAACAAAACGAATACCATTGTCTATGTATCAGGCGGGGAAACCAATAAAATACATCTTTTTAATATCAACAGTGGTAAAAAACTCGGCACCATTGATTGTGCGGTAAAAAATACTAAAGTTGATTACAGCCACGGTTATCTGGGGGATATGGTGATGTCTGCCGACGAAAAATTACTTTTTGTGGTGGATCAGATAAATTTTAGAATTGTGGTGATTGATTTATTAACCAAACGAATCGTGGATAATATTCCAACGGGCCGCTACCCTTTTGGCATTGCACTCACGCCGAATCAAAAAAATCTGGTTGTGGCCAATGTTGGCGTATTTGAATACAGCCCTTTTACCGATATTGATAAGAATAATCTGAAAAACACAGCTCACAAATGGCCCTCTTCTATTTATGGGTCAAAGGAAATGAAAGAAGGAAATCCCTCTGAAGGTGTAAAGCCACTGGGTGATCCCAATGCCGATGAGGCCTTTTCTGTCTGGACTTACAACATTTCAAGATATACTAAAAAAACCACTGTAAACCCTTTACAAAACATTAAAAAAGTGAAGACAGGTTTTTTGGTGGGACAAAAAATCGAAGACTTTGAAGCAGTGGGAGGAAGCAGCCCCAACTCTCTGGTAGCCACCAATGACAAAATCTATGTTTCAAACGGCAACAACGATTGTATATCCATCATCGATATAGAAAGCGGAAAACTTGATCAAAATCTTATGCTGAACCCTGAGCCCAGGTTGGGTAAGTTTAGGGGTTTTATTCCTTTTGGGGTTGCCATTTCTCCCGATCAAAGCCGGCTATTTGTGGCATTGGCAGGAATCAATGCCGTGGCAGTAATTGACACTAAAGACCAGCTAATCAAAGGGTACATACCCACAGCATGGTTCCCTAGCAAACTAAAAGTCACACCGGACGGTAAAAAACTGGTGATAGCCAACGCCAAAGGATACGGAAGCGGACCCAATGGTGGTGCCACTTTCAAAATCGGACAAGAAGGAAGTTATATTGGAAGTCTGATGAAAGGTGTGGTTTCGTATATGGATATTCCGACCGATTTGGAATTGAAAACCTTAACCCAAAAAGTGATTGACAATAATTTTAGATTTACACCTATTGACCAGGTCAATGCTGAAGCCAGTAAGGTTATTCCAGCCAAACCATTGACAGGGTCTGAAAACATCAAACATATTGTATTTATTTCAAAAGAAAACAGAACTTATGATGAAGTTTTTGGTCAATTGAAAGAAGGAAATGGTGAAGCTGAATTGGCTCGTTTTGGTTTGAATCGCACAGTAAAAAACAGGGCAATGGACTCAGTAGTACGACATACTGACATCATGCCCAACCATCATGCATTGGCTAAAAGGTTTGCAATCTCAGATAATTTCTTTTGCGACTCTGATGTATCCGCTGATGGACACCGCTGGCTCGCCAGTACTTATCCCAACGAATGGGTAGAAACCAACACCGCAGCTTCTTATGGCGGACGCAAGGGAATGAGAGAAGAATCAAATGCACCTGGAAACTGGTCAATTTATGGTTCAGCAGGCAGTATTTATCCTGAAGACTACAATGAAGCCGGTTCCCTATGGGATCATATGGAAAGAAACAATAAGGATTTTTTCAATTTCGGATTTGGTGTTGAAATGGCCGGTGCTTTTTCTGACAGTACTATGAAATATACGGGGGAACTTTATACCATCAATTATCCTATTGCAGCACCTCTTTTCAATAAGTCCTCGCGTACATTCCCTACCTACAATATGTCCATTCCAGACCAGTTCAGAGCCGATGAATTTATGAGAGAGTTTAAAGAAAAATGGAGCAATGGTAATCTGCCTTCTCTCATCACTTTGCAGCTTCCCAACGACCACGGCTCCAAAGAACGCCCTGCTGCCGGGTGGCCATTTCAGGAAAGTTATATGGCCGACAATGATCTGGCTTTAGGCCGAACAATTGAGTTTTTGTCCAACACACCTTACTGGAAAAATATGATGATTGTGGTGACAGAAGACGACCCGCAAGGAGGCGTAGATCATGTGGATGCCCACCGTAGTTTGCTGATGGTGATGTCACCCTATACCAAAAAGAATTATGTTGGTCATGTACATTATAGTTTTGGAAGTATTTTTAAGACTTTTTGGAAAGTATTTGGAATACCTTATCTCAATCAATACGATGTTTCTGCGGCCGATTTGAGTGATTTGTTCACCAATGAACCCGACTATAGCCCCTATAGAGCTGTACCGACTGATATCAGAATATTTGATCCACAAAAAGCCCTGGATCCATTCGATGAAAAATTTGACTGGAAAGCCTTTAATGAATCAGAAGAACTGGACAAAACTGAAACCATGCAGAAACGTCGTGCAGAGGACGATAAACATGAGAAGAACAATTGA
- a CDS encoding nitroreductase family protein: MRRKKLFFILSSMLLVMHCIELATLALNSSHLQLWEFYHVTNPEILKKLAEACLGQQAATTAQQMVVFVTRQDMHRKRARKIVELETQNVLKNSPTEKQAKRIKTWKMYYGFVMPFLYSRFLGILGIFRKIMVNLIGLFRTITYQVSENDMRVVVHKTCALAAQTFILAMANEKYDTCPMEGFYSRKVKNILDLTFGAEINMVISCGIREENGVWGDRMRFFFDEVYRRI; this comes from the coding sequence ATGAGAAGGAAAAAATTGTTCTTCATTCTATCCAGCATGTTGTTAGTAATGCATTGTATAGAATTGGCAACATTAGCTCTGAATAGTTCCCATCTGCAACTCTGGGAGTTTTATCATGTAACAAATCCTGAAATCCTAAAAAAACTAGCTGAGGCTTGTTTGGGTCAACAAGCGGCCACTACTGCCCAGCAAATGGTAGTTTTTGTGACCCGACAGGATATGCACCGCAAAAGGGCAAGAAAAATTGTGGAGCTGGAAACTCAAAATGTTTTGAAAAATAGCCCAACAGAGAAACAAGCCAAAAGGATTAAAACCTGGAAAATGTATTATGGGTTTGTAATGCCATTTTTATACTCCCGGTTTTTGGGCATTTTGGGCATTTTTAGAAAAATAATGGTAAACCTTATCGGACTTTTTAGAACCATCACCTATCAGGTATCTGAAAACGACATGCGGGTCGTAGTCCATAAAACTTGTGCTTTGGCAGCTCAAACCTTTATACTGGCCATGGCCAATGAAAAATACGACACCTGCCCCATGGAAGGTTTTTATAGTAGAAAAGTAAAAAACATCCTGGATTTAACATTTGGAGCAGAAATAAATATGGTGATTTCTTGCGGAATAAGAGAAGAAAACGGTGTTTGGGGAGATAGAATGAGGTTTTTTTTCGATGAAGTTTATCGGAGAATTTGA
- a CDS encoding LytTR family transcriptional regulator DNA-binding domain-containing protein, which yields MKIVKRNFRLLHEKLIEEAIDNVIMLEANINYTVFLMSSGKKRIMSYTLGMYGLLLSDKFLRVNRSCIINQNFISNFDSENKLMVLKNGTNIKVSRRRLDEVKTKLVV from the coding sequence ATGAAAATAGTAAAAAGAAATTTCAGACTTCTTCATGAAAAGTTAATCGAAGAGGCAATTGATAACGTAATTATGCTGGAAGCAAACATAAATTATACTGTCTTTTTAATGTCTTCTGGCAAAAAAAGAATTATGTCTTACACTTTGGGAATGTATGGCCTTTTGCTTTCAGATAAATTCTTAAGAGTAAACCGTTCTTGTATCATCAATCAAAACTTTATTTCCAATTTTGATTCTGAAAATAAATTAATGGTTCTAAAAAATGGGACTAATATTAAGGTTTCCAGAAGAAGATTGGATGAAGTAAAAACCAAATTGGTCGTTTAG